In the Phaeobacter gallaeciensis genome, one interval contains:
- a CDS encoding MFS transporter — protein MAGFIGNVVEWYDFALYGYLAGIIAPVFFPSQDPTAGLIATYGIFAAGFLMRPLGAAVFGWFGDRYGRARTMQISVAMMALPTLLLGLLPTYAQVGVLAPVLLVLVRILQGISVGGEFSSSATYLVETAPTGRRGLTGSWANIGSMTGSLLGVGAAALVTTLFDAQTMQDGAWRLPFLGGALLGVTAILMRRNLHGSERFGQHDAAREETSPLLQAFTTNLKETLLALGFAASYGTCFYITFVYLPEWLSGQNLVERSTALTINTAMTILVIPLMPLGAIVGDRFLARRTWIAVALLGLGLLSWPMHLWMLQSGGAMLPVVLFHVLAFALLSVPLGSGPALFVEMFPEEDRLSGYSVAFNLGVGVFGGLTPMIATSLIASTGIATAPGLYMMLACALAVLCLAFVPDRSRAALR, from the coding sequence ATGGCAGGCTTTATCGGCAATGTCGTAGAATGGTACGACTTTGCGCTTTATGGCTACCTGGCGGGCATTATCGCGCCGGTGTTCTTTCCATCCCAAGACCCGACCGCAGGCCTGATCGCCACCTACGGTATCTTCGCGGCCGGTTTTCTGATGCGGCCACTCGGGGCGGCGGTCTTTGGCTGGTTCGGAGATCGCTATGGGCGCGCACGCACCATGCAGATCTCGGTAGCTATGATGGCGCTTCCGACCCTGTTGCTGGGACTGCTGCCAACCTATGCGCAGGTCGGCGTTCTGGCACCGGTGCTGCTGGTTCTGGTGCGGATCCTGCAGGGCATTTCTGTCGGAGGCGAGTTTTCCTCCTCTGCGACCTATCTGGTTGAAACCGCACCGACGGGACGGCGCGGTCTGACCGGCAGCTGGGCGAATATCGGCTCCATGACTGGATCGCTCCTGGGTGTCGGCGCGGCCGCGCTGGTCACTACCCTGTTTGATGCGCAAACCATGCAGGACGGCGCCTGGCGCCTCCCGTTTCTGGGCGGAGCATTGCTTGGCGTTACCGCCATCCTGATGCGGCGCAACCTGCATGGATCCGAACGTTTCGGCCAACATGACGCCGCACGCGAGGAAACCTCTCCCCTCTTGCAGGCCTTCACCACCAACCTGAAAGAAACCCTCCTCGCGCTGGGTTTTGCTGCCAGCTATGGGACGTGCTTTTACATCACCTTCGTCTACCTGCCGGAATGGCTGTCAGGTCAGAACCTGGTGGAGCGCAGCACAGCCTTGACCATCAACACCGCCATGACGATTCTAGTCATCCCCCTGATGCCGCTTGGCGCCATCGTCGGGGACAGGTTCCTCGCCCGGCGCACGTGGATCGCCGTGGCACTATTGGGGCTGGGTCTCTTGAGCTGGCCAATGCACCTTTGGATGCTGCAATCAGGTGGCGCGATGCTGCCGGTCGTACTGTTCCATGTGCTTGCCTTCGCCCTGCTTTCGGTTCCGCTTGGCTCTGGCCCGGCGTTGTTCGTAGAGATGTTCCCCGAAGAGGATCGCCTGTCTGGATATTCGGTTGCGTTCAACCTGGGGGTCGGCGTGTTCGGGGGCCTCACGCCAATGATCGCAACCAGCTTGATCGCCAGCACCGGGATCGCAACCGCCCCCGGGCTTTACATGATGCTGGCCTGCGCACTCGCAGTGTTATGCCTGGCCTTCGTCCCGGACCGCAGCCGTGCCGCGTTGCGCTGA
- a CDS encoding globin-coupled sensor protein yields the protein MVRDTQDTLAKFALTGNDHEQLVRAGKMVMPILDDALEHFYSFAVADPEIAQFFPDDSVMAHARSAQKKHWQRLLSGTFDEAYFASAERVGTVHFKIQLPFSMYLSGYSRANAYIQQRLLERSGALLGKFAKRKHGEILGTLTRAFAFDTYQVIEAYFAAQKAEQDTAFKYLSDGIKRMSERDLSQSIPGPDESDYPARYDQVRQSFNELMGSMRDIIVTIQDSTGNLNRVASEVSQSAGDLSRRTETQAATLEETAAAVEEINNSMRSSTESTSKTEEVVLVTRNNAATGNEVAEQAVLKMREISESSVQISQIISVIDDIAFQTNLLALNAGVEAARAGDAGRGFAVVASEVRGLAQRAANSAKEIKSLVTSSTQHVDAGVAMVDQAGAALTSIVQEIETVSGLTADIVNSARAQSTGLSEISVGVSQLDTVTQQNAAMVEETAAAIMSLQQDTQVLSDLVGTFRVSGNAPVPIGVTRAGLSEAPLELLPRAVGY from the coding sequence ATGGTGCGTGACACTCAGGATACCCTTGCAAAGTTTGCTTTGACGGGGAACGACCACGAACAATTGGTTCGGGCTGGCAAGATGGTCATGCCGATCCTTGATGATGCCCTCGAACATTTTTATTCGTTCGCAGTCGCAGATCCCGAGATCGCGCAATTCTTTCCGGACGACAGCGTGATGGCCCACGCCCGGTCCGCGCAAAAAAAGCACTGGCAGCGGCTTCTGTCCGGTACCTTTGACGAGGCCTACTTCGCCTCAGCGGAACGTGTCGGCACGGTGCATTTCAAGATCCAGTTGCCCTTTTCGATGTACCTCTCCGGCTATTCGCGGGCCAATGCATATATCCAGCAGCGCTTGCTGGAACGCTCTGGGGCGCTTTTGGGTAAATTCGCCAAGCGCAAACATGGGGAAATCCTTGGCACATTGACCCGTGCCTTTGCCTTTGACACCTATCAGGTGATTGAGGCCTATTTCGCGGCGCAGAAGGCAGAACAGGACACGGCGTTTAAGTATCTGAGTGACGGAATTAAGCGGATGTCGGAACGGGATCTGTCGCAGAGCATCCCCGGCCCGGATGAAAGCGATTACCCCGCGCGGTATGATCAGGTGCGCCAGTCGTTCAACGAGTTGATGGGCTCTATGCGGGATATCATCGTTACCATTCAGGATTCGACCGGCAATCTGAACCGCGTGGCCAGCGAGGTCAGCCAGTCTGCTGGGGATCTGTCCCGCCGGACCGAAACCCAGGCGGCGACGCTGGAAGAAACCGCCGCGGCGGTGGAAGAGATCAACAACAGCATGCGTTCCTCAACGGAATCGACGTCAAAGACGGAAGAGGTGGTTCTCGTCACCCGGAACAACGCCGCAACAGGAAATGAGGTCGCCGAACAGGCGGTCCTGAAAATGCGCGAGATTTCGGAGTCATCGGTGCAGATTTCCCAGATCATCAGCGTCATCGACGACATCGCCTTCCAGACCAACCTGCTGGCGCTGAATGCCGGGGTCGAGGCGGCCCGTGCAGGCGATGCCGGTCGTGGCTTTGCCGTGGTAGCCTCCGAGGTGCGGGGCCTGGCCCAACGTGCCGCCAATTCCGCAAAAGAGATAAAAAGCCTCGTGACATCTAGCACGCAGCATGTCGATGCAGGCGTCGCGATGGTGGATCAGGCGGGGGCCGCGCTTACCAGTATCGTTCAGGAGATTGAGACGGTTTCGGGGCTGACGGCAGATATCGTCAACTCGGCGCGGGCTCAATCTACAGGCCTGTCTGAGATTTCGGTTGGCGTCTCGCAGCTTGATACCGTGACGCAGCAGAATGCGGCCATGGTCGAGGAAACGGCTGCCGCCATCATGTCCCTGCAGCAGGATACACAGGTCCTGTCGGATCTGGTGGGAACCTTCCGGGTGTCAGGGAACGCACCAGTGCCTATCGGAGTTACCAGGGCGGGCCTGTCGGAGGCTCCGTTGGAGTTGCTGCCGCGCGCCGTCGGGTACTGA
- a CDS encoding TRAP transporter large permease, whose amino-acid sequence MEPIEIGLWVTGFLLILVVTGMRVAFAAALAGLVGLTWIFWAKFGYDPSRFTKALTIAVKTAGQVPHSKVSSQALSLIPTFILIGYLAYYAGLTKALFEAAKRWIAWLPGGLAVSTVFATAGFAAVSGASVATSAVFARIAIPEMLAIGYNKQFAAGVVAAGGTLASLIPPSAILVIYAIIVEQDVGKLLLAGFIPGAFSAVIYGLLIVGIAMIFKTVGPPVKGFTWKQRFAALPGALPIMFVVVIIIFFVYNPFGEAWGTPTEGGALGAFVVFLMALWRGMKWAELKSALLETAKLAVMIFSIIWGVLIYVRFLGFADLPGAFSDWITSLEMSPMLILICILLAYAVLGMFMDAIGMLLLTLPVVYPAVMALNGGEAVSAADSAFGMNGTMCAIWFGILVVKMAEFCLITPPIGLNCFVVAGVRDDLTVQDVFKGVTPFFIADAITIALLVAFPGIVLYLPSLAG is encoded by the coding sequence ATGGAACCGATTGAAATCGGCCTGTGGGTCACGGGTTTTCTGCTGATCCTGGTCGTCACCGGCATGCGCGTTGCCTTTGCCGCAGCTCTGGCCGGTCTGGTGGGGCTGACATGGATCTTCTGGGCCAAGTTTGGCTATGATCCCTCCCGCTTTACAAAGGCGCTGACCATTGCCGTTAAAACCGCCGGACAGGTGCCGCATTCCAAGGTCTCAAGCCAGGCATTGTCGCTGATCCCGACCTTCATCCTGATCGGCTATCTGGCCTATTACGCAGGTCTGACCAAGGCGCTGTTTGAGGCAGCCAAACGCTGGATCGCCTGGTTGCCGGGCGGACTTGCGGTTTCGACCGTTTTTGCGACTGCCGGCTTCGCCGCCGTGTCTGGCGCCTCTGTTGCGACCTCGGCGGTGTTCGCGCGGATCGCGATCCCGGAAATGCTGGCCATCGGATATAACAAGCAGTTCGCGGCTGGCGTTGTGGCAGCAGGGGGCACGCTGGCCTCGCTAATCCCGCCCTCGGCGATCTTGGTGATCTACGCCATCATCGTTGAACAGGACGTGGGCAAGCTGTTGCTCGCGGGCTTTATCCCCGGCGCCTTCTCCGCAGTGATCTACGGGCTGCTGATCGTCGGCATCGCGATGATCTTCAAAACCGTCGGCCCACCGGTCAAAGGCTTCACCTGGAAGCAGCGGTTTGCGGCCCTGCCGGGCGCGCTGCCGATCATGTTCGTGGTCGTGATCATCATCTTCTTTGTCTACAATCCCTTTGGCGAAGCCTGGGGCACCCCGACAGAAGGGGGCGCACTCGGCGCCTTTGTGGTCTTCCTGATGGCGCTGTGGCGCGGCATGAAATGGGCCGAGCTCAAGTCGGCGCTGCTGGAAACCGCGAAACTGGCGGTGATGATCTTCTCGATCATCTGGGGCGTTCTGATCTACGTGCGCTTCCTCGGTTTTGCCGATCTGCCGGGCGCGTTTTCGGACTGGATCACCTCGCTTGAGATGTCGCCGATGCTGATCCTGATCTGCATCCTCTTGGCCTATGCGGTGCTGGGGATGTTCATGGACGCCATCGGGATGCTGCTGCTGACCTTGCCGGTTGTCTACCCGGCGGTGATGGCGCTGAACGGCGGCGAAGCCGTGTCGGCTGCGGATAGTGCATTCGGCATGAACGGCACCATGTGTGCGATCTGGTTCGGCATTCTGGTGGTGAAGATGGCTGAGTTCTGCCTGATTACACCGCCAATCGGTCTCAACTGCTTTGTTGTGGCCGGGGTACGGGATGACCTGACGGTGCAGGACGTGTTCAAGGGCGTGACACCCTTCTTCATCGCCGATGCCATCACCATCGCGCTGTTGGTCGCCTTCCCGGGGATTGTGCTCTACCTGCCATCGCTGGCTGGATAA
- a CDS encoding TRAP transporter small permease subunit, with protein sequence MAGNAAVLEDDSLVSRLDRRLLQVEQVLALISGLAVFSLMVLAVVSVGGRNAFNAPLPGYVDWIEQAMPLIAFMGIAYVQREGGHIRMDIVIGALRGRALWLFELFSVLLILALMICLVWGSWAHFARSFDFAAPLWSRDSSIDIGIPLWPAKLLAPVAFSVLCLRLVLQVWAYGRALVLGLDAPAAVPLIQDAAAQAAHEAEMLTGHDDAPGDSTDSRNSQG encoded by the coding sequence ATGGCGGGAAACGCCGCGGTATTGGAAGACGACAGTCTTGTCAGTCGTCTTGACAGACGTTTGTTGCAGGTCGAACAGGTGCTGGCGCTGATCAGCGGTCTGGCGGTCTTTTCTCTTATGGTGCTGGCAGTGGTTTCTGTGGGCGGGCGCAATGCCTTTAACGCCCCGCTGCCGGGGTATGTCGACTGGATCGAACAGGCGATGCCGCTGATCGCCTTCATGGGCATTGCCTATGTGCAGCGCGAAGGTGGTCATATCCGTATGGATATCGTGATCGGCGCCCTGCGCGGCCGGGCCCTGTGGCTGTTCGAACTGTTCTCGGTGCTGTTGATCCTTGCGTTGATGATCTGCCTCGTCTGGGGCAGCTGGGCGCATTTTGCGCGTTCGTTCGATTTCGCCGCGCCCCTGTGGAGCCGTGACAGCTCGATCGACATCGGTATTCCGCTCTGGCCGGCCAAATTGCTGGCGCCGGTGGCCTTCTCGGTTCTGTGCTTGCGTCTTGTGCTGCAGGTTTGGGCCTATGGGCGGGCGCTGGTTCTGGGGCTGGACGCTCCGGCAGCTGTGCCGCTGATTCAGGATGCCGCCGCGCAGGCCGCCCATGAGGCAGAGATGCTGACCGGCCATGACGACGCGCCCGGCGACAGCACCGACAGCCGAAACTCTCAAGGATAG
- a CDS encoding C4-dicarboxylate TRAP transporter substrate-binding protein — protein sequence MNKLLTAAVAAAAGFAIAGEAAATEWNVSVWGKRRAFTEHVEKLAELVSEKTDGAFTMNVSYGGLSKPRENLDGISIGAFEMAQFCAGYHRDKNPSITVLELPFLGVNNLAEEVAVSHAVYAHPAAAKDLARWNAKLLMTSPMPQYNLVGTGEPRDELAEFDGMRVRATGGLGKAFEAVGGVPTSVPATEAYNAMESGVVDTVAFAQHAHLSFGTINKADWWTANLNPGTVNCPVVVNTDAYDMLSDAEREALDSSVDEAIAHYLDNYGKLLTKWDSVLEEKGVEKVMISEEQLAAFRAKAADPIREQWIKDMTAQGIPGQELYDLVMKTLEDTRAGN from the coding sequence ATGAATAAACTTCTGACTGCCGCCGTGGCGGCTGCCGCGGGATTTGCGATTGCCGGTGAGGCCGCTGCGACCGAATGGAACGTGTCGGTCTGGGGCAAACGCCGCGCCTTCACCGAACATGTCGAGAAACTGGCCGAACTGGTCAGCGAAAAGACCGATGGCGCCTTTACCATGAACGTCAGCTATGGCGGCCTGTCGAAACCGCGTGAGAACCTGGACGGGATCTCCATCGGTGCCTTCGAAATGGCACAGTTCTGCGCCGGCTATCACCGCGACAAGAACCCGTCGATCACCGTGCTGGAGCTGCCGTTCCTGGGCGTGAACAACCTGGCCGAAGAAGTTGCCGTCAGCCACGCTGTCTATGCACATCCCGCCGCTGCCAAGGATCTGGCGCGCTGGAATGCCAAGCTGCTGATGACTTCGCCCATGCCCCAGTACAACCTGGTCGGCACCGGCGAGCCCCGCGACGAGCTGGCTGAATTCGACGGCATGCGTGTGCGCGCGACCGGTGGTCTGGGCAAGGCCTTCGAAGCCGTGGGCGGCGTCCCGACCTCGGTGCCTGCGACCGAAGCCTATAACGCGATGGAATCGGGCGTTGTCGACACGGTTGCCTTTGCGCAGCACGCGCATCTGTCCTTTGGCACCATCAACAAGGCAGACTGGTGGACCGCGAACCTGAACCCCGGCACCGTGAACTGCCCGGTTGTGGTCAACACCGACGCCTATGACATGCTGAGCGATGCCGAGCGTGAGGCGCTGGACAGCTCGGTTGACGAGGCGATTGCGCATTACCTCGACAACTACGGCAAGCTGCTGACCAAATGGGACAGCGTGCTGGAAGAAAAAGGCGTTGAGAAAGTCATGATTTCGGAAGAACAGCTGGCCGCGTTCCGCGCCAAGGCTGCCGACCCGATCCGTGAACAGTGGATCAAGGACATGACCGCTCAGGGCATTCCGGGCCAGGAACTCTATGACCTGGTGATGAAAACTCTGGAAGACACACGCGCGGGCAACTAA
- the acs gene encoding acetate--CoA ligase, which translates to MTTQPEGKVYPPSDDVVARAHVDAAKYEEMYAASIADPEGFWSEQGKRIDWIKPFTSVKDVNYNFGNVSINWYADGTLNVAANCIDRHLETRGDQTAIIFEPDDPNEAAQHITYKELHRRTCRMANILETMGVRKGDRVVIYMPMIPEAAYAMLACARIGAIHSIVFAGFSPDALAARINGSDAKVVITADEAPRGGRKTPLKSNADAALLHCKDTVKCLVVKRTGGQTTWIDGRDYDYNEMAIEANDYCKPAEMNAEDPLFILYTSGSTGQPKGVVHTTGGYLVYAAMTHEITFDYHDGDIYWCTADVGWVTGHSYIVYGPLANGATTLMFEGVPTYPDASRFWQVCEKHKVNQFYTAPTALRALMGQGNEWVEKCDLSSLRLLGTVGEPINPEAWNWYNDVVGKGKCPIVDTWWQTETGGHLMTPLPGAHALKPGAAMKPFFGVKPVVLDPQSGEEIEGNGVEGVLCIKDSWPGQMRTVWGDHERFEKTYFADYKGYYFTGDGCRRDADGDYWITGRVDDVINVSGHRMGTAEVESALVAHAAVAEAAVVGYPHEIKGQGIYCYVTLMNDREPSDELLKELRTWVRTEIGPIASPDVIQWAPGLPKTRSGKIMRRILRKIAENDFASLGDTSTLADPSVVDDLIANRANKG; encoded by the coding sequence ATGACCACGCAGCCTGAAGGCAAAGTGTATCCGCCGTCGGACGACGTTGTTGCGCGCGCCCATGTGGACGCCGCCAAATACGAAGAGATGTATGCGGCCTCGATCGCAGATCCCGAAGGGTTCTGGAGTGAACAGGGCAAACGGATCGACTGGATCAAGCCTTTCACCTCGGTGAAGGATGTGAACTACAACTTCGGCAACGTGTCGATCAATTGGTACGCCGATGGCACGCTCAACGTGGCGGCCAACTGCATCGACCGCCATCTGGAGACCCGCGGCGACCAGACCGCCATCATTTTCGAGCCGGACGACCCGAACGAGGCCGCTCAGCACATCACCTACAAGGAGTTGCACCGCCGCACCTGCCGGATGGCCAACATCCTGGAAACCATGGGTGTGCGCAAAGGCGACCGGGTCGTGATCTATATGCCGATGATCCCCGAGGCCGCCTATGCCATGCTGGCCTGCGCCCGGATCGGCGCCATCCACTCCATCGTCTTTGCCGGCTTCAGCCCCGATGCGCTGGCGGCCCGGATCAACGGGTCGGACGCCAAGGTTGTCATCACCGCCGACGAAGCCCCCCGAGGTGGCCGCAAGACGCCGCTGAAATCCAATGCCGACGCGGCGCTGCTGCATTGCAAGGACACGGTGAAATGCCTGGTTGTGAAACGCACCGGCGGCCAGACCACCTGGATCGACGGGCGCGATTATGATTACAACGAGATGGCGATCGAGGCGAACGACTACTGCAAGCCCGCCGAGATGAACGCTGAGGATCCGCTGTTCATCCTCTATACCTCCGGCTCGACCGGTCAGCCCAAGGGCGTGGTGCACACCACCGGTGGCTATCTGGTCTATGCGGCGATGACGCATGAGATTACCTTCGACTATCACGATGGCGATATCTACTGGTGTACCGCCGATGTGGGCTGGGTCACCGGCCACAGCTATATCGTCTATGGTCCGCTGGCCAATGGTGCCACCACGCTGATGTTCGAAGGCGTGCCGACCTACCCCGACGCCAGCCGCTTCTGGCAGGTCTGCGAAAAGCACAAGGTCAACCAGTTCTACACCGCTCCCACCGCTCTGCGCGCGCTGATGGGTCAGGGCAACGAATGGGTCGAGAAATGCGATCTGTCCTCGCTGCGCCTGCTGGGCACAGTGGGTGAGCCGATCAACCCGGAAGCCTGGAACTGGTACAATGATGTCGTTGGCAAGGGCAAATGCCCCATCGTCGACACCTGGTGGCAGACCGAGACTGGCGGCCATCTGATGACCCCCCTGCCCGGCGCCCATGCGCTGAAACCCGGCGCGGCGATGAAGCCCTTCTTTGGCGTCAAACCGGTGGTTCTGGACCCGCAATCCGGCGAAGAGATCGAAGGCAACGGTGTCGAGGGCGTTCTCTGCATCAAGGACAGCTGGCCCGGTCAGATGCGCACCGTCTGGGGCGATCACGAACGGTTCGAGAAAACCTATTTCGCCGACTACAAGGGTTATTACTTCACCGGTGACGGCTGCCGCCGCGACGCAGATGGCGATTACTGGATCACCGGCCGCGTCGATGATGTGATCAACGTCTCCGGTCACCGCATGGGCACCGCCGAGGTCGAAAGTGCGCTGGTGGCGCATGCCGCAGTGGCCGAGGCCGCCGTGGTGGGCTACCCGCATGAGATCAAGGGACAGGGCATCTATTGCTATGTCACCCTGATGAACGACCGCGAACCTTCGGACGAGCTTCTGAAAGAGCTGCGCACTTGGGTTCGGACCGAGATCGGCCCGATTGCCAGCCCGGACGTGATCCAATGGGCACCCGGCCTGCCGAAAACCCGCTCGGGCAAGATCATGCGCCGCATCCTGCGCAAGATCGCTGAAAACGACTTTGCCTCGCTGGGCGATACCTCGACCCTCGCCGATCCGTCGGTGGTGGACGATCTGATCGCCAACCGCGCAAACAAGGGGTAA
- a CDS encoding adenylate kinase produces the protein MSTNVMTRPAVLILLGPPGAGKGTQARMLEDSFGLVQLSTGDLLRAAVAAGTEAGKAAKSVMESGGLVSDEIVIAILRDRLGEPDCAKGVILDGFPRTAVQAEALDALLSETGQKINAAISLEVDDDAMVTRVAGRYTCGGCGEGYHDTFKQPKVAGTCDKCGGTEMKRRADDNAETVASRLAAYHEQTAPLIAYYDGKGVLQKIDAMGQIDAVAEGLAKIVKTAAP, from the coding sequence ATGTCGACGAATGTGATGACCCGCCCTGCCGTTCTGATCCTTCTCGGCCCTCCGGGCGCCGGGAAGGGCACACAGGCCCGCATGCTGGAAGACAGCTTTGGTCTGGTGCAGCTGTCGACCGGTGATCTGCTGCGCGCCGCCGTGGCTGCAGGCACCGAGGCCGGCAAAGCCGCGAAATCCGTGATGGAATCCGGTGGTCTGGTCTCTGATGAGATCGTGATCGCCATCCTGCGCGACCGTCTGGGCGAACCCGACTGCGCCAAGGGCGTGATTCTGGATGGTTTCCCCCGCACCGCCGTTCAGGCCGAGGCACTGGATGCGCTGCTGTCCGAAACCGGTCAGAAGATCAACGCCGCCATCAGCCTCGAGGTCGACGATGATGCCATGGTGACCCGCGTGGCCGGGCGTTACACCTGCGGCGGCTGCGGCGAAGGCTATCACGACACGTTCAAACAGCCGAAAGTGGCTGGCACCTGCGACAAATGCGGCGGCACCGAGATGAAGCGGCGCGCCGATGACAATGCCGAAACCGTGGCAAGCCGTCTTGCGGCCTATCACGAACAGACAGCCCCGCTGATCGCCTATTACGACGGCAAGGGCGTGCTGCAGAAGATCGACGCCATGGGCCAGATCGATGCGGTCGCCGAAGGGTTGGCAAAGATTGTAAAGACCGCCGCGCCCTAG
- a CDS encoding DUF4212 domain-containing protein — MADHTTNAAKAAEADKGYWQANVRIILISLVIWAVVSFGFGILLRPMLSGIAVGGTDLGFWFAQQGSILVFLGLIFFYAWRMNRLDREFGVEEE, encoded by the coding sequence ATGGCGGACCACACAACCAATGCCGCAAAGGCAGCCGAGGCCGACAAGGGCTATTGGCAGGCCAATGTGCGCATCATTCTCATCAGCCTGGTGATCTGGGCTGTCGTTTCATTCGGTTTCGGCATTCTGCTGCGCCCGATGCTCTCGGGCATCGCCGTCGGCGGCACCGACCTGGGTTTCTGGTTTGCCCAGCAGGGATCGATCCTGGTCTTCCTGGGCCTGATCTTTTTCTACGCCTGGCGGATGAACCGTCTCGACCGTGAATTCGGCGTCGAGGAGGAGTGA